The sequence AATCTTGAGCTATCTGTGCTTGATTATAACTATCTGCTATGGACTCATTTGCTTCAGTTTCTTCTGTCGATGCTTCTAACTGTGACTCACTCGACTCTGACTCAGATTCTGATGGTGGTTGTTCCTCGCCATTATCGTCTGCTAATTGTGCTGATTCCTCGTCTATCTCAGACTCAGCTTGAGCAATGTCTAAAGAATTTTCTGGCTCTGACTGACTGGCTTGTTCTTCACTGCTTACAGAAGGTGTAGGAGGGACTTGTAGTTGGGGTGGCTCAGGTAATTCTCCAACAGCAATGTCCGCAGCTTCTGCTGGAGTCGCGGGCGTTGCTTCAGGAGTAGGAGTAGGTTCAGGAGTAGGTTCAGGCTCAGGTTTAGTTGCTGTATCGGGTAAATCCGCAATCTCGCTGTCAGTTGTTACTGTAGCGTCTGGTTTTGCTTCAGCAATATCAGCGATCGCTGAATCCGAATAGGCGATCGCACATACCTTAGCGTATCTAGGATCGGGCTTGCAGACAACTCCCGTATTCTCAGCCTCTGGACTCAAAAGACTATTTCGACGACGGCGATCTGGGAATAAGTCATCTACCACTAATCCCATCACTATCCCTACCGCAGTTGTTCTACCGTAGCTAAAGTATTGAATGTTGTTAGCAGTGGCAAAATTTTCTAGCTCAGATGTAGCACCAGCAGCAGTTTGCTGGGAAATTACTAAAGCAGGTAAAGGCGGTTGCTTTTGCAGAATGGCGATCGCTTCATTGAGTGCCTTGCGTCCTTTATTAGTTCTAATTGGCTTTTCTCCAGGTAATCTGAGCCAAATGCCATCATAGTATTGTTTTTGTGCTTCGAGCCACTGAGCATAACCTTGAGGATTGGTTCTAACCCGATTAATTTCTGATAATATTTTAGGCTCTAAAGCACTTGGAGCTGTATTGATATTAACAGCCTGTTTGCTATCTGACTGATTTGTAGAGACTTGAGCAATTGAGCTAGATGATTGAATCGCCAAAGCCAAATAAACCGTGAGACTAAAGATCCAGAGTTGCCAACCAGGAAAATAAACTTGAATCATCTTAGTTTTACGCATTGTATAACCTCTCTCTCACGATTAAGCAAAAGCCTATTCCTTTCTACGACAAGCCTATGTTAGCTCAAGTTTAATCAGCATCAAGTATTTAACAGTGGGTAAGTAGCCAGACGCTTACAACATCAGTAAAGTTCCTTAGATCGTGATTTGTTTGAAAAAGGCAGTATTGAAGTTTTTAATTGCCAGAATGAGTCTCGAGTTTAGGGTAAAAATCGATTCAAAGCGTCTTTTAATTCTTTTATTTCTGCTTCTAAATTACCGCGATCTGCTGCACGAACTATACACTCTTCAAGATGATCTTCCAAAATAATTTTAGCTACGCTAGTGATTGCTCCTTTTACTGCTGCAATTTGATTGAGAACCTCTGGACAAGGACGATGTTCACTTACCATGGTCTTAATGCCACGAACATGACCTTCAATACGAGATAAACGATTAATAATTTGTCTTAAAGATTCTTCATCATGAACATGAGGCGAAATATTGGAGGTATTAATCAAAGAACTTCTAGAAGAGTCTACTTTTTTAATCATGCGATTATCTATAATCTCTAAACAGTAAAAGAGCGGAATTTTGGTTAACGCAAGGGTCGAGCAATACAAAATTAAATGGTTTAGAGAGCAACAAGCGATCGCTATATTCTGAATTTAGTATTGAACCTCAGAACAGAACTCACCAAATTTATTATGAATAAATTAGATTTTTTTAGCCACAATTGAACAAATTGATGGGACACCAAGGTTAAGCAATTATTTTTATATTGTAGATAAACCTCAAGCAAAAAAGAGCGATGCAATGATGTTTTAAAGATTGCTCCTTATTCATCGTCGCAACGCCCATAATAAATTCTAAGATTGGCTAATCTGTGACTAGCTCGAGGTTAAAGTTGACCAAAGATGCTAGTTCTAAAGATCATTTTCCTGGTTTGGCGAACCATCTAAACCTGTTGCCAGATCTCTTGCTGTTTTATCATCCAAAATCATGTTCTCATCATCACTCAAATTTTTATAGGAGCGACGAAGATCGGTTTCAGAATTGTTATTGAGATCTTCCGCCAGACGATAGGATTCAAAATCATCACCATAACCATATACCGCATTACTTCGCATTCCAGAATCTAGCTCGGTACGACCATTCATCGGTTCTTCTAAAATATTAAACCCAGTCCCTGCAGGAATTAGACGACCGATAATGACGTTTTCCTTAAGACCTCTAAGCCAGTCCGACTTGCCTTCAATTGCTGCCTCTGTCAAAACTCTAGTAGTTTCTTGGAAAGAAGCTGCTGAAATAAAGCTATCAGTATTAAGGGAAGCTTTAGTGATACCTAATAAGACGGGCGTATATTGCGCTGGTGCGCCACCAGTAATCGACATAGCTTCGTTTACCTGCTCAATCTGACGTAGTTCCAGCAGTTCGCCTGGCAGAATAATTGTATCTCCTCCATCATCGATTCTGACTTTGGCAGTCATTTGTTTAACGATGACTTCGATGTGTTTGTCTGAAATATCAATACCCTGACTTTGATATACCGACTGTACTTGGCGTACTAGGAATAACTGTGCTTTCTGTAAACCAATCAAAGAAGCTTCATAGCACCCTTTTTCTGGTAAATGATAGTTGAAGTAAGTTTCCAAAATTTCATGAGGATTTGCCGGTCCA is a genomic window of Coleofasciculaceae cyanobacterium containing:
- a CDS encoding PPC domain-containing protein, whose amino-acid sequence is MRKTKMIQVYFPGWQLWIFSLTVYLALAIQSSSSIAQVSTNQSDSKQAVNINTAPSALEPKILSEINRVRTNPQGYAQWLEAQKQYYDGIWLRLPGEKPIRTNKGRKALNEAIAILQKQPPLPALVISQQTAAGATSELENFATANNIQYFSYGRTTAVGIVMGLVVDDLFPDRRRRNSLLSPEAENTGVVCKPDPRYAKVCAIAYSDSAIADIAEAKPDATVTTDSEIADLPDTATKPEPEPTPEPTPTPEATPATPAEAADIAVGELPEPPQLQVPPTPSVSSEEQASQSEPENSLDIAQAESEIDEESAQLADDNGEEQPPSESESESSESQLEASTEETEANESIADSYNQAQIAQDSQQVATNSNSFLEERVERGTLEEGDRIIADDGSLYDFYPLEGKAGDSWTIYLESDEFDAFVALVDANGNTIKENDDISQENSNSRIQVTLPEDGVYNIIVNTYDEAGKGNYVLKMSP
- a CDS encoding metal-sensitive transcriptional regulator, giving the protein MIKKVDSSRSSLINTSNISPHVHDEESLRQIINRLSRIEGHVRGIKTMVSEHRPCPEVLNQIAAVKGAITSVAKIILEDHLEECIVRAADRGNLEAEIKELKDALNRFLP